The Knoellia sp. S7-12 region GGCGGCTCATCCCGACCGGGCGCTTCCTCGCACAGTCGCCCGTGGGGACCAATCCCGCTCTGGATGCGGCGCGGGGACGGTTCGCGCGCAACGCGATCATCCAGGGTGCGGCGGCCGAGCTCTTCAAGGCGTGGGCGGCGACGGTGCGAGCGCTGGGCGAGCCGATGGGCGCGCAGATCGTGCTCTGTCTGCATGACGAGCTGCTGGTCCAGGCGCCGGAGTCACGCGCTGCGGAGGTGGCGGCCCTGGTGGATCAGTCGCTGGCTGACGCGTCCCGGCGGTGGGCGGCCGGCGCGCCGGTGCGGTTCGTGGCCGACACGTCGGTCATCGCCCGCTGGTCCGACGCCAAGGACTGACAGCCCCGAACTCACGACTGATTGCCCGTTCGGCCAGTGAGGAGTGCAACGACGAACTGGCCGAACGGGCAATCAGTCGGTCCGTCAGTCGTCGCTGACGTTGCGGAGAAACTCCTCGATGTCCGCGCCGAGCTCCTCGGCCGACGGGAGATCCTCGGCCTCGGTCGCGAGCAGGCTCGGCCGCTCCTGACCCTCCATGAAGGCGTCGTACTGCTGCTCAAGAGCGCTGACGATCTGGCCGGCATCGGCGTTGTCGTTCAACTCGGACGCGATCTCGCGGTTGTTGACGCCAGCCTTGGCGATGAGGTCATCGTTGGGCAGGTTGAGCCCGGTCGCATCGGTGATGGCGTTGAGCGCGGCGAGCGCACCCTCGGCCCACTCGGCCTGCGCGAGGTATTGCGGCACGTGGATGGCAAAGCCCAGGGCGTCACGACCGGCCTCACCCAGGCGCAGCTCGAGCAGCGCGGGGAAGGACGCCGGCACCTGAACCGTGCCGAACGGCGACTCCTTGCCACCGACGAGACGTGCGTCCGTCGCGTGCGCCGTCATGCCGACTGGACGCGTGTGCGGAACGCCCATGGGGATGCCATGGCTGGTGACGACGAGCGAGATGCCGAGGATCTGGATGAGCTGGCGGATCGCCTCGATCGCGCGCTCCCACTGGAAGTCCGGCTCGGGGCCCGTGAGGAGGTAGTAGGTCTGCCCGTCCCGGTCGCTCATGCGGTAGAGCACCATCGACGGGTCGGCGTAGCTCTCCCACCGGTTGGTGTCGAACACCATCGCCGGTCGACGACCGCGGTAGTCGAGGAGCGCGTCGACGTCGAACGTCGCCACGACCTCGGCCTCGCTCGTATCGACGAGATGCGTGCCGAGGATGCGCTGGATGTTGCCGGCATCGATGAAGGCGCCGAGGAGCACGATGAGGGCGCCCGGCTCGCGCACAGGCGCGGGGCCATCGAGCTCGAAGCGATACAGATCAGACGGGTTTTGCACGGGAACAGCCTCTCAGGGGGGTCACGTGTTGGAAGAACGTGCCGGGCCGCGCTGAGATTCCCTCAGCGGCTCCGATTCACCGCACGAATCATCATCGAGCGCAGCACCGGGCCGTGCAGCACACCGACTGGGACGAAATAAAGCCGGCCACGCCAGTTGTGGTGGACCACGACGGTGGTGGCGCGAAGCAGCCCTGCGTCATCGTCGACGGCGACGCCGAGCCGGAAGAGCAGGTGCGACTCGTCATGGGGGACGAGCGCCTCGCCGTCGACGACATCGCGGACCTCAAAGGGGCTGGCGGCCCGTTCACGTGACTGGTTCAGGCCGATGAACGGCACCAGCACCGCACGCAGGCCGAAGAGCGCCCTGACCCAGACCGGGAGGCTGCGCGGGTCAAAGATGGCCCGGACCCAATCCTCCGCGCTGATGCCGGTGGCACCGCGCAGGGCCACGAGCTGGACGTCGGCAAAGTCGGGCTCCGGCACGCCGTCGAGGG contains the following coding sequences:
- a CDS encoding DUF2867 domain-containing protein, with translation MDEPPTPPTQAPTPRPAFVSRALDGVPEPDFADVQLVALRGATGISAEDWVRAIFDPRSLPVWVRALFGLRAVLVPFIGLNQSRERAASPFEVRDVVDGEALVPHDESHLLFRLGVAVDDDAGLLRATTVVVHHNWRGRLYFVPVGVLHGPVLRSMMIRAVNRSR
- a CDS encoding PAC2 family protein, coding for MQNPSDLYRFELDGPAPVREPGALIVLLGAFIDAGNIQRILGTHLVDTSEAEVVATFDVDALLDYRGRRPAMVFDTNRWESYADPSMVLYRMSDRDGQTYYLLTGPEPDFQWERAIEAIRQLIQILGISLVVTSHGIPMGVPHTRPVGMTAHATDARLVGGKESPFGTVQVPASFPALLELRLGEAGRDALGFAIHVPQYLAQAEWAEGALAALNAITDATGLNLPNDDLIAKAGVNNREIASELNDNADAGQIVSALEQQYDAFMEGQERPSLLATEAEDLPSAEELGADIEEFLRNVSDD